A stretch of DNA from Streptomyces sp. NBC_01197:
CGCTGCTCGCGGGCTGCCCCGCGATCCTGAAGGTCTCGCCGGAGACCCCGCTGGACGCCTACGTCCTCGCCGACATCGTCAGCGAGGCAGGGCTGCCGAAGGGGGTCCTGTCGATCCTCCCGGCCGACCGCGAGGTGAGCGAGTACCTGGTCGGGCACCCCGGCGTGGACAAGGTGTCGTTCACCGGCTCCGTCGCCGCGGGCAAGCGCGTGATGGAGGTCGCGGCGCGCAATCTGACCCGGGTGACCCTGGAGCTCGGCGGCAAGTCGGCGGCGATCATCCTGTCCGACGCGGACCTGGAACCGACGGTCGCGGGCATCGTGCCGTTCGCCTGGATGATCAACGGGCAGGCGTGTGTCGCCCAGACCCGGATCCTGGTCCCGCGCAGCCGGTACGACGAGATCGCCGAGGCGTTCGCCGCGGCGGCGGGCGCGCTCAAGGTCGGCGACCCGATGGACCCGGCGACCGAGGTCGGCCCGCTGGTGGCACGCCGCCAGCAGCAGCGCTCACTGGACTACATCCGCATCGGCCAGGAGGAGGGCGCCAAGATCCTCACCGGCGGCGGCCGGCCTGCGGCCATCGACGGCGGCTGGTACGTCGAGCCGACCCTCTTCGGGGACGTCGACAACTCGATGCGGATCGCCCGCGAGGAGATCTTCGGCCCGGTGATCTGCCTGCTGCCCTACGGCGACGAGGAGGAGGCCGTGAAGATCGCCAACGACTCCGACTACGGGCTCAGCGGCAGTGTGTGGACGGCGGACGTCGAGCACGGTATCGAGATCGCGCGCCGGGTCAGGACGGGCACGTACAGCGTGAACACCTTCAGCCTGGACATGCTCGGGCCGTTCGGCGGCTACAAGAACTCCGGAGTGGGCAGGGAGTTCGGGCCCGAGGGGTACGGCGAGTACTTCGAGCACAAGATGATCCACCTTCCCGCCGGGTACGAACCGGCAGCGGGCGAGGCGGGTAATGGGTGACCGCTGGCGCGTGGAGGTCGACCGCTCCGTCTGCATCGGCTCCGGGATGTGTGTGAACCACGCACCGGACGGCTTCGCACTCGACTCGGCGCGCCAGTCCCGGCCACGGTCGCCGGAGACCGACGCCAACGAGAAGGTGCTGGCCGCCGCGGAGGGCTGTCCGGTCGAGGCCATCATGATCACGCTGCTCGAGAGCGGCGAGACGGTCTTCCCGCCGGACGAGTAGCGCATCGGCCGGTGGCGCCCTGCCGGGCGGGAGCCATGGAGCCGCTACGGTGCCGCGATCCGGCCCGGACCGCTGTCCGGGCCGGTCAGGTCGATCAGCCGGCAGACCGTTTCGATGTCGATCTTCACCTGGGCGATCGACGCCCGCCCCGACAGCCAGGTGATCAGCGCGGAGTGCCAGGTGTGCTCGATGACCCGGACCGCCGACAGCTGCTCGGGGGTGGGGTGCTCCAGGCCCATCGCGTCCAGGATGATCGCCGTCGTCAGACGGGAGACGGTGTCCACCTCGGGGCTGACGCTCCGGTCGGCGAAGGTCAGCGCCCGGACCATCGCGTCCGCCAGATGCGGCTCGCGCTGGAGCGCGCGGAAGGCGCCCATCAGCGTCGACGCGACACGCTCGGCGGGGGTGTCGCCCGCGGGGGGCCGCTTGCGGAGGGCGGTGTGCAGATGCTGGAGCTGGTCCTGCATGGTGGCGACCAGGAGATGGATCTTGGAGGGGAAGTACCGGTACAGCGTGCCGAGCGCCACCGACGAGGACTCGGCGACCTCACGCATCTGCACCGCGTCGAAGCCGCCGCGGCTGGCCAGCTGGGCGCTCGCGTGCAGGATCCTGCGGCGGCGCGCCTCCTGCCGCTCCGTCAGGGGTGGCGATGCCGGCCTGGCTTCCACAGTCATCTGTCCCATCCGATCCCGCCGTGGCGCGAATCACCTGATCCGGCTGCTGCGACGGAGCTACCTGCCGGTAGATTCGAAGCTCATTGAACGATCAAGTCTGGCTGAGTTCTTCCGGGGGCGCCCTCGGGCCCCAGGCTTGCGAGAACTTGTTCTAGATTAGCGTGAGCGACTACGCTCCGCCGGGACTGCTGCGAGAAGGGGGCCGAGTGTGACCGCTGAGGCCATAGAAGCGGGCCCCCTTGCCGGTGGTTCCGCCGCCGGTGCCCGGGGCCCGCTGCGTATCGCGTTCCTCACGTACAAGGGCAATCCTTTCTGCGGAGGTCAGGGCGTCTACGCCCGGCACCTCTCACGGGAGCTGGCCCGGCTCGGCCACAGCGTCGAGGTGATCGGCGCCCAGCCCTTCCCGGTGCTGGACGAGGGCGTACCGCTCACCGAGCTGCCCAGCCTCGACCTCTACCGCAGCCCGGACCCCTTCCGTACCCCGGGACGCGACGAGTACCGCGACTGGATCGACGCCGTCGAGGTGGGCACCATGTGGACCGGCGGCTTCCCGGAGCCGCTGACCTTCTCGCTGCGCGCCCGGCGCCATCTCCTGGCCAGGCGCGGCGAGTTCGACGTCATCCACGACAACCAGACCCTCGGCTACGGACTGCTCGGCGACCTCGGTGCGCCGCTGGTCACCACCGTCCACCACCCCATCACCGTCGACCGGCGGCTCGACCTGGCGGCCGCGGACGGCTGGCGCCGCCGCGCCTCCGTACGCCGCTGGTACGGCTTCACCCGGATGCAGAAGCGGGTCGCCCGCAGGCTCCCGTCGGTCCTCACGGTCTCCGGCTCGTCGCAGCAGGAGATCATCGAGGATCTCGGGGTGCGCGAGGACCGCATCCATGTCGTGCACATCGGCGCCGACACCGAACTCTGGGCGCCCGACCCGGCCGTGGCCGAGGTGCCCGGCCGGATCGTGACGACATCGAGCGCCGACGTACCGCTCAAGGGCCTGATCCATCTGGTCGAGGCGCTCGCCAAGCTCCGTACCGAGCACCCGGCCGCCCACCTTGTCGTCGTCGGCAGACGAGCCGAGGACGGACCGGTCGCGCAGGCCATCGAGCGGTACGGGCTCGACGGGGCGGTGCGGTTCGTCAAGGGCATCAGCGACCAGGAGCTGGTCGACCTGGTGCGCGGCGCGCAGATCGCCTGTGTGCCCTCGCTCTACGAGGGTTTCTCGCTGCCCGCGGCCGAGGCGATGGCCACCGGCACCCCGCTGGTCGCCACGACCGGCGGAGCCATCCCCGAGGTCACCGGCGCCGACGGCGAGACCTGCCTCGCGGTGCCACCCGGCGACGCGGGCGCGCTGGCCGGCGCCCTGTCCCGGCTGCTCGCCGACCCCGTGCTCCGCACCCGCCTCGGCGTGGCCGGGCGCGAACGTGTCCTGGCCCGCTTCACCTGGAAGCAGGCCGCCATCGGCACCGCGGAGCGCTACCGCGAAGCCATCGCAGCCCGCCGCTCCGGCACCCCTTCCGTGCCGGCCTAGGCCGCATCCCCTCCCATACCCCTAGCGAAGAAGGCAGACCCCCGTGCTGACCGTGGACTTCTCCCGCTTCCCGCTCGCTCCGGGCGACCGTGTGCTCGACCTGGGCTGCGGCGCGGGCCGGCATGCCTTCGAGTGCTATCGGCGCGGCGCGCAGGTGGTGGCGCTCGACCAGAACGGCGAGGAGATCCGCGAGGTCGCCAAGTGGTTCGCCGCCATGAAGGAGGAGGGCGAGGCCCCCGCGGGCGCCACCGCCACCGCCATGGAGGGCGACGCGCTCAATCTGCCGTTCCCGGACGCCTCCTTCGACGTCGTGATCATCTCCGAGGTCATGGAGCACATCCCGGACGACAAAGGAGTGCTCGCCGAGATGGTCCGGGTGCTGAAGCCCGGCGGCCGGATCGCGATCACCGTCCCCCGGTACGGACCCGAGAAGGTCTGCTGGGCGCTCTCCGACGCCTACCACGAGGTCGAGGGCGGCCACATCCGGATCTACAAGGCCGACGAACTCCTCGGCAAGATCCGCGAGGCGGGGCTGCGTCCGTACGGCAGTCACCACGCGCACGCGCTGCACGCGCCGTACTGGTGGCTCAAGTGCGCCTTCGGCGTCGACAACGACAAGGCGCTGCCGGTCCGCGCCTACCACCAGCTCCTCGTCTGGGACATCATGAAGAAGCCGCTGGCGACCCGGCTCGCCGAGCGCGCGCTGAACCCGGTCGTCGGCAAGAGCTTCGTGGCGTACGCGACCAAGCCGCACACACCGCGGGTGGACGCGTGACCTCACCGGGCCGTACGGAACATCTGGTCCTGCCCGGAGTCCTCACCGCCGAGCAGGCCGCCCGCACGGTCGCCGGGATCCTCGCCGTCCAGCGCGAGGACGGCGCGATCCCCTGGTTCCGCGGGCACCACCTCGACCCGTGGGACCACACCGAGGCGGCCATGGCGCTCGACGCCGCCGGCGAGCACGAGGCCGCGGAGCGCGCGTACGCCTGGCTCGCCCGGCACCAGAACGAGGACGGCTCCTGGTACGCCGCCTACCAGGACGGCGACGCGGCCCGGATCACCGACCGGGGCCGGGAGACCAACTTCTGCGCGTACGTCGCAGTCGGCGTCTGGCACCACTATCTGGCCACCGGCGACGACACCTTCGCCGACCGGATGTGGCCCGTCGTGCGGGCCGCGGTCGAGTTCGTGCTCCAACTCCAGCAGCCGGGCGGCGAGATCGGCTGGAAGAGGGAGCCGGCAGAGGAGGGCGGGGCGGTCGTCGAGGACGCGCTGCTGACCGGTTGCTCGTCCGTCTACCAGGCGCTGCGCTGCGCGCTCGCGCTCGCCGACGAGCGCGAGGAGCCGCAACCCGACTGGGAGTTGGCGACTGGCGCGCTGGGGCACGCGATCCGCAGCCACCCCGAGCGCTTCCTCGACAAGAGCCGCTACTCGATGGACTGGTACTACCCGGTGCTCGGCGGCGCGATCGGCGGATCGGCGGCGAAGCAGCGGATCGACGGGGAGTGGGACCGCTTCGTCGTACCGGACCTCGGGGTGCGCTGTGTGCTGCCCAACAACTGGGTGACCGGTGGCGAGAGCTGCGAACTCGCCCTGACACTCTGGGTGATGGGGGAGTCGGACCGGGCGCTGGAGATACTCCAGTCGATCCGGCACCTGCGTGCGGACGACGGTATGTACTGGACGGGGTACGTGTTCGACGACCGGGCGCTGTGGCCGCTGGAACGCACCAGCTGGACGGCGGGATCACTGCTGCTCGCGGTGGCCGCGCTCGGCGGGGACGAGGCGACCACCGCGGTCTTCGGGGCGGAGCGGCTGCCGACCGGGCTCGAACCGGACTGCTGCCGCTGACGGTTCGGCACGGGCCGCGCGGGTGGCGGCTCAGTGCCGGCGCAACCGGCCCGCGACGAGGTGGCCGATGAAGAGGTACACGACCGCCGCGAGGCCGTAGCCCGAGACGACGCGGGCCCAGGCCTCATTGAAGGTGAACAGGTCGCGGGACCAGCCGGCCAGCCAGTCGGCCGCGTGGTGGACGAAGGTCACCAGGTCATTGGCCCGGTTCGCGTCCAGGAGATACATCAGAATCCACAGGCCCAGGATGAAGGCCATGACATCGGCGACCACCATGATGGCTTTCGCCGCCGGGCTGCTTGCGCTCGAATATCTGGACATGGTCGAACGTGTTGCCGCTTGTGCTTGTGTGAAACCCCCGTCGGTCAGTCAGGCCCTTTCCGGGGGCCGACCGTGACCGGACCGGCCCGGGATATCCGCGATCTCCGCGCCACTGCGCTGGTTAGGGTGAGGCCATGACGCTACTGGGACATGACCACTACTGCGACGAACTCCTGCGGCAGACCGAACTGTTCGGGGCGGCGCTGGCCGGAGCCGACCTGGCGGCGACGGTGCCGACCTGCCCGGAGTGGAGCCTGGGGGAGCTGACCCGCCATCTGGGCCGCGCGCACCGCTGGGCCGAGGCGATCGTACGGACGAAGGCAACCGAGGCGGTTCCGCCCGGCCAGGTGCCGGACAGCGCCGGTCCGGCCGACGAGGACCCGGAGGCCCTGGGCGACTGGCTGGCCTCGGGCGCCGCGCGGCTCGCGGCGACCCTGCGGGCGGCGGGCCCGGACACGGTGGTCTGGACGTGGGCGGCCGATCAGCGCGCCGGGTTCTGGGCGCGCCGGATGGTCCACGAGACGGTGGTCCACCGGGCGGACGCGGCCCTGACGGCCGGTGTGCCGTTCGACGTCGATGCGGACGTCGCCGCCGACACCATCGACGAGTGGCTGGAGATCCTGGCCTTCGCGCAGGCCTCAGGCGACAAGGACGCGGCCGACCTGCGGGGAGCGGGCCGGTCGATCCATCTGCACGCCACGGACGCGGCCGGTGCGGAGTGGCTGGTCGAGTTCGGTGACGACGGGTTCAGCTGGCGCCGGGCGCACGAGAAGGCGACGGTGGCGCTGCGGGGGCCGCTGACCGACGTGCTCCAGGTCTTCTACCGGCGGCTGCCCGCGGGCAGCGACCGGGTGGAGGTGCTGGGCGACCGGGAACTGCTGGACTTCTGGCTGGAG
This window harbors:
- a CDS encoding aldehyde dehydrogenase yields the protein MTELVEHRQLFIGGEWAEPLGTDVIEVVSPHTEQVIGRVPHASEADVDRAVAVARQAFDEGPWPRMSLDERIEVITRIKDAFAVRYEEIARVISAQNGTPYTSSTMVQALAAMMVWDAAITTARAFPYEESRDGVLGKLLVRREPVGVVAAVVPWNVPQFTAAAKLAPALLAGCPAILKVSPETPLDAYVLADIVSEAGLPKGVLSILPADREVSEYLVGHPGVDKVSFTGSVAAGKRVMEVAARNLTRVTLELGGKSAAIILSDADLEPTVAGIVPFAWMINGQACVAQTRILVPRSRYDEIAEAFAAAAGALKVGDPMDPATEVGPLVARRQQQRSLDYIRIGQEEGAKILTGGGRPAAIDGGWYVEPTLFGDVDNSMRIAREEIFGPVICLLPYGDEEEAVKIANDSDYGLSGSVWTADVEHGIEIARRVRTGTYSVNTFSLDMLGPFGGYKNSGVGREFGPEGYGEYFEHKMIHLPAGYEPAAGEAGNG
- a CDS encoding ferredoxin, whose product is MGDRWRVEVDRSVCIGSGMCVNHAPDGFALDSARQSRPRSPETDANEKVLAAAEGCPVEAIMITLLESGETVFPPDE
- a CDS encoding TetR family transcriptional regulator, producing the protein MTVEARPASPPLTERQEARRRRILHASAQLASRGGFDAVQMREVAESSSVALGTLYRYFPSKIHLLVATMQDQLQHLHTALRKRPPAGDTPAERVASTLMGAFRALQREPHLADAMVRALTFADRSVSPEVDTVSRLTTAIILDAMGLEHPTPEQLSAVRVIEHTWHSALITWLSGRASIAQVKIDIETVCRLIDLTGPDSGPGRIAAP
- a CDS encoding glycosyltransferase family 4 protein is translated as MTAEAIEAGPLAGGSAAGARGPLRIAFLTYKGNPFCGGQGVYARHLSRELARLGHSVEVIGAQPFPVLDEGVPLTELPSLDLYRSPDPFRTPGRDEYRDWIDAVEVGTMWTGGFPEPLTFSLRARRHLLARRGEFDVIHDNQTLGYGLLGDLGAPLVTTVHHPITVDRRLDLAAADGWRRRASVRRWYGFTRMQKRVARRLPSVLTVSGSSQQEIIEDLGVREDRIHVVHIGADTELWAPDPAVAEVPGRIVTTSSADVPLKGLIHLVEALAKLRTEHPAAHLVVVGRRAEDGPVAQAIERYGLDGAVRFVKGISDQELVDLVRGAQIACVPSLYEGFSLPAAEAMATGTPLVATTGGAIPEVTGADGETCLAVPPGDAGALAGALSRLLADPVLRTRLGVAGRERVLARFTWKQAAIGTAERYREAIAARRSGTPSVPA
- a CDS encoding class I SAM-dependent methyltransferase yields the protein MLTVDFSRFPLAPGDRVLDLGCGAGRHAFECYRRGAQVVALDQNGEEIREVAKWFAAMKEEGEAPAGATATAMEGDALNLPFPDASFDVVIISEVMEHIPDDKGVLAEMVRVLKPGGRIAITVPRYGPEKVCWALSDAYHEVEGGHIRIYKADELLGKIREAGLRPYGSHHAHALHAPYWWLKCAFGVDNDKALPVRAYHQLLVWDIMKKPLATRLAERALNPVVGKSFVAYATKPHTPRVDA
- a CDS encoding prenyltransferase/squalene oxidase repeat-containing protein, which codes for MTSPGRTEHLVLPGVLTAEQAARTVAGILAVQREDGAIPWFRGHHLDPWDHTEAAMALDAAGEHEAAERAYAWLARHQNEDGSWYAAYQDGDAARITDRGRETNFCAYVAVGVWHHYLATGDDTFADRMWPVVRAAVEFVLQLQQPGGEIGWKREPAEEGGAVVEDALLTGCSSVYQALRCALALADEREEPQPDWELATGALGHAIRSHPERFLDKSRYSMDWYYPVLGGAIGGSAAKQRIDGEWDRFVVPDLGVRCVLPNNWVTGGESCELALTLWVMGESDRALEILQSIRHLRADDGMYWTGYVFDDRALWPLERTSWTAGSLLLAVAALGGDEATTAVFGAERLPTGLEPDCCR
- a CDS encoding maleylpyruvate isomerase family mycothiol-dependent enzyme, translated to MTLLGHDHYCDELLRQTELFGAALAGADLAATVPTCPEWSLGELTRHLGRAHRWAEAIVRTKATEAVPPGQVPDSAGPADEDPEALGDWLASGAARLAATLRAAGPDTVVWTWAADQRAGFWARRMVHETVVHRADAALTAGVPFDVDADVAADTIDEWLEILAFAQASGDKDAADLRGAGRSIHLHATDAAGAEWLVEFGDDGFSWRRAHEKATVALRGPLTDVLQVFYRRLPAGSDRVEVLGDRELLDFWLERASF